TGGCAATCCCCTCGCCCTGCCCAGGCCCGGCGACAAAAACGTGGAGCCATTCCCGCGACAGCTGGGTCAGCGCCTCCAATGGGGCGACCTGCATCAGGCCCATCGCTTCAGGTAGCGAAGGGCCTGTCTGCCCATCAACTGTGGTGGTTGCAGGAGCGTCTCGTCACTCGGAACGAGCACGATGCTCAGCGAACCGTCCTCGTAGGAGCCCACTTCGATGAAGGTATCGGTCCGAGGCAGGTCCTTGCTGCCAGTGGCTCGCCGCCACTGCTCGCGGCTCACCTCCTTGACGACCACCTGGCGCGACTGAGGGACAGTCTCTGGCGTTACCACCACGACACTGACCACCTGTGACGTGGCCTTGACGACCCGGCCAGGGAACCACTCCTTCAACGGGGAGCCATGCCCGTTGACGCGCTCCAGGAACCGCGCCTTCTTCCAGCGGAGCTCCACCGGGACACTTGCCGGGTAGACCGGCTCGCCCAGCTGGCGCACTTCTTCCGCGTCCTCCAGCTTCTGGCGGAGTTCCTGGAGCTTGTCGTGCTGACCCACGACATCCATCGGAATGGCATTGAAGACCATTCGAGCGCGCTCCACTTCACCTCGCTCCAGCCACGAATCCACCACCCACCGATGCAGGTTCAGGGCGAGAGACGGCCCCTGGCGGACCTGCGTTCCGTCGGGGTCCACCCGCTCCTGGAGCGCTCGCCATTCCTGCTCGGCCGCACGAAAGCGGGACTGCCCGATGAGAAAGGTCACCAGCCGGCCATTCCACCAGGGGTTGGCGGGGTCCAACCGGATGGCCTCGCGAAAAGCCTCCTCGGCCCGCTGCCGCTGCTGTGCGGCACGGTCCAGATTGAAGCCCAGGTAGTGCCATGAATAGACGTCTTCCGCGTCTACCTGCTCGATGCATTGTTGGTAGACGGCCGCAGCACCCAGGTAGTCGCGCTGCTCGATACTCAGCGCACGGGCCCGGTCCCAGAAGAACTCACGTGCCGTGAGTCGAAGAGAGGCCCACTCGTTCGCGCCCCGCGCGCCAGCGTGCCCGAGATGGTGGACCTTCTCCAGCCAGTGCAATACCTGCTCACCTTGCGCCTGCTCGACTGCAAGTGCTCCATCCCGCTGCCGATGGAACGACGCCAGCTCGAAGTGCGCGTCTGGCTCGGCCGGGTTCTCGCGGTCCTCGGTTGACCGCAGCAACAGCCGGCGGACCCTCTCGTCGATTCGCACGTTCTCTGCCCCTGAGCCGATACAGCGGCTCAGCAGCGACAGGTCCGGGTCCGAAAACATCGACAGTCTCCGGACCTCTTCCAAGGGAAGGGGGAAACGCGACAAGAGGAGGCGGTGAAGCCCCTTGCGAAATGCTTCATTGTCCGGCCGACGCAGCACCTCTTCCAGACGCGGTTCCAGCACGTCGAGCGCCGCCGGGGCATGGTAGTTCCTCGAAGAGGCAACCTGCTGGAGCAGGACCTCCGGGTCGTCTCCCATGTGGACGAGCGCCACCATCAATCGAAGCTGGAGCGCGGTGACGTCCAACGGCATGTCCATCGCTCTCCGGAGGATGCTCGCAGCCTCGGCGGAAGAACCCCATGCCTCTGAGTCCTCGAGCACGTCCTTCGCGACCCTTCGTGGCGGCAATATCAGTCGGGCCGAGGAAGGCAGCGCGGCCAGGAAGGAAGGCACCGCTAGATGCCTTAGCGGTGCGGTGAGCAACACCCAATTCAAATCCTGGGCGGCGGCCCACCCACTCAACAGCTCCAAGCCTCTTCGCTGATGGATGAGGCCCGCCGGGTCCTTCACCCTGGCGCTGAAGGTCCACGAGCCCGGCAGGTAGACCACCAGTGTCCACCCTTCCCGGGATAGCGCTTCCGCGACCTTGCGTGCCCGGGACTGAAGGGGCTTGGAGTCGGAGGCGGCTTCGACCAGTGCATCTTGCCCGAGCACCGCTGCTGCTTGGAGAAGCCCGTGCAGCGCGCAGTCTGCTTCATCCATGGACGGCAGTTGGATGACGTGGGTCTTTGGCCGCTGCTGTCGAATGCGCTGTGCGAGTTCCCATCGGCCGGCTCCTGGAGTGCCGGCGACCCAGAAGCAGCCTTGCTGGTCGAGCGT
This DNA window, taken from Pyxidicoccus xibeiensis, encodes the following:
- a CDS encoding tetratricopeptide repeat protein, translating into MLEQGERMTMQDHAARVLETLDQQGCFWVAGTPGAGRWELAQRIRQQRPKTHVIQLPSMDEADCALHGLLQAAAVLGQDALVEAASDSKPLQSRARKVAEALSREGWTLVVYLPGSWTFSARVKDPAGLIHQRRGLELLSGWAAAQDLNWVLLTAPLRHLAVPSFLAALPSSARLILPPRRVAKDVLEDSEAWGSSAEAASILRRAMDMPLDVTALQLRLMVALVHMGDDPEVLLQQVASSRNYHAPAALDVLEPRLEEVLRRPDNEAFRKGLHRLLLSRFPLPLEEVRRLSMFSDPDLSLLSRCIGSGAENVRIDERVRRLLLRSTEDRENPAEPDAHFELASFHRQRDGALAVEQAQGEQVLHWLEKVHHLGHAGARGANEWASLRLTAREFFWDRARALSIEQRDYLGAAAVYQQCIEQVDAEDVYSWHYLGFNLDRAAQQRQRAEEAFREAIRLDPANPWWNGRLVTFLIGQSRFRAAEQEWRALQERVDPDGTQVRQGPSLALNLHRWVVDSWLERGEVERARMVFNAIPMDVVGQHDKLQELRQKLEDAEEVRQLGEPVYPASVPVELRWKKARFLERVNGHGSPLKEWFPGRVVKATSQVVSVVVVTPETVPQSRQVVVKEVSREQWRRATGSKDLPRTDTFIEVGSYEDGSLSIVLVPSDETLLQPPQLMGRQALRYLKRWA